One segment of Curtobacterium sp. MR_MD2014 DNA contains the following:
- a CDS encoding uracil-DNA glycosylase encodes MRPHPLRDLVDPGWAEALAPVEADVHRMGDWLRDEVAAGRHYLPAGDVVLRAFTQPFDDVKVLVVGQDPYPTPGHPIGLSFAVDPHVRPVPRSLANIYRELHDDLGVTPPPHGDLRAWSEQGVLLLNRVLTVEAGAAGSHRGKGWEAVTDQAVRALVARGKPLVAVLWGAQAASVRPLLGDTPVVASAHPSPLSASRGFFGSRPFSQVDALLREQGADPVDWTLPA; translated from the coding sequence GTGCGCCCGCACCCGCTGCGCGACCTCGTCGACCCCGGGTGGGCCGAGGCCCTCGCACCGGTCGAGGCCGACGTGCACCGGATGGGCGACTGGCTCCGCGACGAAGTCGCCGCGGGTCGGCACTACCTGCCGGCCGGTGACGTCGTGCTGCGTGCCTTCACGCAGCCGTTCGACGACGTGAAGGTGCTCGTCGTCGGCCAGGACCCCTACCCGACACCCGGACACCCGATCGGGCTGTCCTTCGCCGTCGACCCGCACGTGCGACCGGTCCCGCGCAGCCTGGCGAACATCTACCGCGAGCTGCACGACGACCTCGGGGTGACGCCCCCGCCGCACGGCGACCTGCGGGCGTGGTCGGAGCAGGGCGTGCTCCTGCTCAACCGGGTGCTGACCGTCGAGGCCGGTGCCGCCGGCAGCCACCGCGGCAAGGGCTGGGAGGCCGTCACCGACCAGGCCGTCCGTGCGCTCGTCGCGCGGGGGAAGCCCCTCGTCGCCGTCCTGTGGGGCGCCCAGGCCGCGTCGGTCCGCCCGTTGCTCGGCGACACCCCGGTCGTGGCGTCGGCGCACCCGTCCCCGCTCAGCGCCTCCCGCGGGTTCTTCGGCAGCCGGCCGTTCTCGCAGGTCGACGCGCTGCTCCGCGAGCAGGGCGCCGACCCGGTCGACTGGACGCTCCCCGCCTGA